Proteins co-encoded in one Halobacteriovoraceae bacterium genomic window:
- a CDS encoding serine hydrolase, producing the protein MKKLIEKLMKNQHFDSIAVGVLDFKKGTSKCFEYSKGQWHSSPYLIYDLASLTKPLTNSLSVISNLDKIKNKKIFGLLNHTMGVPIGGRLSKTTWREQLLGYKLISSPTSYSDYSSLLAQILIEEEIGHSVYSFVEKYSNKEVTHWTELNADQKEKCVITGMRKGKIIQGVVHDDNAYYLQQKISHAGLFSSISSLCDFLIQANKKIKLNQKMKTFFEQKHGRFIYGWDTISSPEETLAGKGCSLETFGHLGFTGTSIWIDCQKDRGSIILSNATKNFWYDRGGLNHLRRAIGEMIWKM; encoded by the coding sequence ATGAAAAAACTGATTGAAAAACTAATGAAAAATCAGCACTTTGACAGTATTGCTGTTGGAGTGCTTGATTTTAAAAAAGGTACTTCTAAATGTTTTGAATACAGTAAGGGCCAGTGGCACTCTAGTCCCTATCTGATTTATGATCTGGCCAGTCTTACAAAACCATTAACAAATTCTTTAAGTGTTATTTCAAACTTGGATAAAATCAAAAATAAAAAAATATTTGGACTTCTTAATCACACAATGGGTGTTCCTATCGGGGGAAGACTTTCTAAAACGACTTGGAGAGAACAACTTCTTGGTTATAAGCTTATAAGTTCTCCTACAAGTTATTCAGATTATTCTTCTTTGTTGGCACAGATTTTAATTGAAGAAGAAATTGGTCATTCTGTTTACAGTTTTGTTGAAAAATATTCGAACAAAGAAGTAACTCACTGGACTGAGTTAAATGCTGATCAAAAAGAGAAATGTGTTATAACAGGGATGAGAAAAGGAAAAATTATCCAAGGTGTAGTTCATGATGATAATGCCTATTATTTGCAGCAGAAGATTTCACATGCGGGTCTTTTTTCTTCAATCTCTTCACTATGTGATTTTTTAATTCAGGCCAACAAGAAGATTAAACTCAACCAGAAAATGAAAACTTTTTTTGAGCAAAAACACGGACGTTTTATTTATGGTTGGGATACGATTAGTTCACCTGAAGAGACATTGGCCGGTAAAGGTTGCTCATTGGAGACTTTTGGACATTTAGGCTTTACAGGAACTTCAATATGGATAGATTGTCAAAAAGATAGAGGAAGTATTATTCTAAGCAACGCTACTAAAAATTTTTGGTACGATCGAGGGGGCCTAAATCATTTGCGGAGGGCCATTGGCGAAATGATCTGGAAAATGTAA